The proteins below come from a single Microbulbifer sp. Q7 genomic window:
- a CDS encoding sulfite exporter TauE/SafE family protein: protein MEVLLIYLLVGIGAGTIAGLFGVGGGLIIVPALVLVFAAQGIPPDILTHMAVGTSLATIIITSVSSIRTHHGKRAVDWKIVAAMAPGILLGSWIGGVTADWLSGAWLQLLIGIFAVGIALKMWLDGMRKSQLPTDGEKVPGKVGLSIAGGFIGWVSAIFGIGGGSLTVPFLSRCHVVMQRAVATSAACGLPIAVAGALSFAVQGWNNPQLPAWSSGYIYWPAFLGIVLASTWFARFGALLAHRLSPQLLKNCFAGLLFLIGARFIWLNYTVLVS from the coding sequence GTGGAAGTACTTCTGATTTACCTGTTGGTCGGAATCGGGGCGGGTACCATTGCCGGTCTGTTCGGCGTTGGTGGTGGCCTGATCATCGTGCCGGCACTGGTGCTGGTGTTTGCCGCCCAGGGGATACCGCCTGACATTCTCACCCATATGGCGGTGGGCACCTCCCTTGCCACCATCATCATTACCTCCGTCAGCTCCATCCGTACCCATCACGGCAAGCGCGCCGTGGACTGGAAAATCGTCGCCGCTATGGCCCCCGGTATCCTGCTCGGTTCCTGGATTGGCGGCGTCACTGCAGACTGGCTCAGCGGTGCCTGGTTACAGCTGCTGATCGGAATTTTTGCCGTGGGCATCGCGCTGAAAATGTGGCTGGATGGCATGCGCAAATCGCAACTGCCGACGGATGGTGAAAAGGTTCCGGGCAAGGTGGGGCTGTCTATCGCCGGGGGCTTCATTGGTTGGGTCTCGGCAATCTTCGGGATTGGTGGGGGCTCACTCACCGTGCCGTTCCTGTCGCGCTGTCATGTAGTCATGCAACGGGCGGTGGCGACTTCCGCCGCCTGTGGCCTGCCCATAGCCGTTGCCGGCGCACTCAGCTTTGCGGTGCAGGGATGGAACAACCCCCAGCTGCCGGCGTGGAGCAGTGGCTATATCTACTGGCCGGCGTTCCTCGGTATCGTTCTAGCCAGCACCTGGTTCGCACGCTTCGGCGCCCTGCTGGCCCACCGACTTTCCCCACAGTTGTTGAAAAATTGCTTCGCCGGACTGCTGTTTTTGATCGGTGCGCGCTTTATCTGGCTGAATTATACAGTGCTCGTCAGCTAG
- the pnp gene encoding polyribonucleotide nucleotidyltransferase — protein sequence MNPVTKTFQYGKDQVTIETGRIARQATGAALVTMGETVVLCTVVGAKEAKPDQSFFPLSVHYVEKAYAAGKIPGGFFKREGRPSEKETLTSRLIDRPIRPLFPNGFMNEVQVMITVLSAEKDVDPDIAGMIGTSAALSVSGIPFAGPIGAARVGYTEKDGYLLNPRYSELKESELDMVVAGTKDAVLMVESEAKELPEDIMLGAVLFAHQEMQAVVKVCEELKAEAGKPTWDWQPEPVNEELKSALEAQFGEKVAEAYKITDKQQRTTRLGELRNEAAAALASEELDEGTVKSYFGKLEKKIVRGAVVRGEPRIDGRDTKTVRPISVEVGVLPKGHGSALFTRGETQALVVSTLGATRDAQIIDALEGERKDYFMLHYNFPPYSVGEAGRVGATGRREIGHGRLARRGIAAVLPNPDEFPYTLRVVSEITESNGSSSMASVCGSSLALMDAGVPLKAPVAGIAMGLVKEDEGFAVLTDILGDEDHLGDMDFKVAGTASGVTALQMDIKIEGITEEIMETALEQALHARLHILAEMNKVIGESRSVVNENAPRYATLKIHPDKIRDVIGKGGATIRSITEETGASIDIEDDGSIKVFGEDGVSLEAAVTRIEEITAEAEIGAIYEGKVVRIVDFGAFVNFLPGKDGLVHISQIAEERVNAVTDYLSEGQMVKVKVLDVDQRGRIKLSIKEANADAAAEADEATGEE from the coding sequence GTGAATCCAGTAACCAAAACCTTTCAGTACGGTAAAGACCAGGTCACCATCGAGACCGGCCGTATCGCACGCCAGGCAACCGGCGCCGCGCTGGTCACCATGGGTGAAACCGTCGTGCTGTGTACCGTTGTCGGTGCCAAGGAAGCCAAGCCAGACCAGAGCTTCTTCCCGCTGTCCGTACACTATGTGGAAAAGGCCTACGCGGCCGGCAAAATTCCCGGTGGCTTCTTCAAGCGTGAAGGCCGCCCGTCAGAGAAAGAAACCCTGACCTCCCGCCTGATCGATCGCCCGATCCGTCCGCTGTTCCCGAATGGTTTCATGAACGAAGTACAGGTGATGATCACCGTGCTGTCCGCGGAAAAAGACGTGGATCCGGATATCGCCGGCATGATAGGCACCTCTGCAGCCCTGTCTGTGTCCGGTATTCCCTTCGCCGGCCCGATCGGTGCGGCGCGTGTGGGTTACACCGAGAAAGACGGTTACCTGCTGAACCCCCGTTACAGCGAGCTGAAAGAGTCCGAGCTGGACATGGTGGTCGCCGGTACCAAAGACGCGGTTCTGATGGTGGAATCCGAAGCGAAAGAGCTGCCGGAAGACATCATGCTGGGCGCGGTGCTGTTTGCCCACCAGGAAATGCAGGCAGTTGTGAAAGTCTGTGAAGAACTGAAAGCCGAAGCGGGCAAGCCCACCTGGGATTGGCAGCCGGAGCCGGTGAACGAAGAGCTGAAATCCGCTCTGGAAGCCCAGTTCGGCGAGAAAGTGGCAGAAGCCTACAAGATCACCGACAAGCAGCAGCGCACCACCCGTCTGGGCGAGCTGCGCAATGAAGCGGCGGCAGCCCTGGCGAGCGAAGAGCTGGATGAAGGCACCGTAAAGAGCTACTTCGGCAAGCTCGAGAAGAAAATTGTGCGCGGCGCCGTGGTTCGTGGCGAGCCCCGTATCGATGGTCGCGATACCAAGACCGTGCGTCCTATCTCCGTGGAAGTTGGCGTACTGCCGAAAGGCCACGGTTCTGCGCTGTTCACCCGTGGTGAAACCCAGGCGCTGGTGGTCTCCACTCTCGGTGCTACCCGCGATGCACAGATCATCGACGCGCTGGAAGGCGAGCGTAAAGACTACTTCATGCTGCACTACAACTTCCCTCCCTACTCGGTAGGTGAAGCGGGTCGTGTCGGCGCTACCGGTCGTCGCGAAATCGGCCACGGCCGCCTGGCGCGCCGCGGTATCGCCGCAGTGCTGCCGAACCCGGATGAATTCCCCTACACCCTGCGTGTGGTTTCCGAAATCACCGAATCCAACGGCTCCAGCTCCATGGCCTCCGTGTGTGGTTCCAGCCTGGCACTGATGGATGCGGGTGTACCGCTGAAAGCTCCGGTTGCCGGTATCGCCATGGGCCTGGTGAAAGAAGACGAAGGCTTCGCGGTTCTGACCGACATCCTGGGTGACGAAGACCACCTGGGCGACATGGACTTCAAGGTTGCGGGTACCGCTTCTGGTGTGACTGCACTGCAGATGGACATCAAGATCGAAGGTATCACCGAAGAGATCATGGAGACTGCTCTTGAGCAGGCCCTGCATGCCCGTCTGCACATCCTGGCGGAAATGAACAAGGTGATCGGCGAATCCCGCTCTGTAGTGAACGAGAACGCACCGCGCTACGCCACTCTGAAGATCCATCCGGACAAGATCCGCGACGTGATCGGTAAAGGCGGTGCCACCATCCGCTCCATCACCGAAGAAACCGGTGCATCCATCGATATCGAAGACGATGGCAGTATCAAGGTATTTGGTGAAGACGGCGTGAGCCTGGAAGCCGCGGTAACCCGCATCGAGGAAATCACTGCGGAAGCCGAGATCGGCGCCATCTATGAAGGTAAGGTTGTGCGCATCGTCGACTTCGGCGCATTCGTAAACTTCCTGCCGGGTAAAGATGGTCTGGTACACATCTCCCAGATCGCCGAAGAGCGCGTCAACGCGGTGACCGACTACCTGAGCGAAGGCCAGATGGTGAAGGTCAAGGTACTGGACGTAGACCAGCGCGGCCGCATCAAGCTGTCTATCAAGGAAGCCAACGCAGACGCAGCAGCGGAAGCGGATGAGGCAACTGGCGAGGAGTAA
- the rpsO gene encoding 30S ribosomal protein S15 → MALSANEKAAILKEHGQSEGDTGSPEVQVALLTANINKLQGHFASHKQDHHSRRGLIRMVNQRRKLLDYLKRKDLNRYAQLIAKLGLRR, encoded by the coding sequence ATGGCACTGTCTGCAAACGAAAAAGCAGCCATCCTGAAAGAGCACGGCCAGTCTGAAGGTGATACCGGTTCCCCGGAAGTTCAGGTAGCCCTGCTGACTGCCAACATCAACAAGCTTCAGGGTCACTTTGCTTCTCACAAGCAAGACCACCACTCCCGTCGTGGTCTGATCCGCATGGTAAACCAGCGTCGTAAGCTGCTGGACTACCTGAAGCGCAAGGATCTGAACCGTTACGCTCAGCTGATCGCCAAGCTCGGCCTGCGTCGCTAA
- the truB gene encoding tRNA pseudouridine(55) synthase TruB yields MGRRPKWGRQVDGVLLLNKPAGISANDALQRAKRLFFANRAGHTGALDPLATGVLPICFGEATKFSQYLLDADKRYRSTFCLGMTTETGDADGDVVATSDASGITEQQVCDAMAAFRGTISQIPSMYSALKHNGQPLYKLARQGIEVEREPREVEIYSYELLGFTPASESPDKLPRAEVEVHCSKGTYVRSLAEDLGKALGVGAFVEKLHRSAAGPYHEEDSVTLDELTEERGEDRAEVLDHHLLPADSPASGLPKMILADDTGYYLRQGQPVMDLQVYRLGDEGDMVRLFLESGEFLGVGEITDDGRVAPRRLVK; encoded by the coding sequence ATGGGCCGCAGACCAAAATGGGGCCGGCAGGTGGATGGCGTGCTGTTGCTGAACAAGCCCGCCGGCATCTCTGCCAACGATGCCCTGCAAAGAGCCAAGCGACTGTTTTTTGCCAACCGCGCCGGCCATACCGGTGCGCTGGATCCGCTGGCAACCGGCGTGCTGCCGATCTGCTTCGGTGAGGCCACCAAGTTCTCCCAGTATCTACTGGATGCGGACAAGCGCTATCGCAGCACCTTCTGTTTGGGTATGACCACCGAAACCGGGGATGCTGATGGCGATGTGGTTGCCACCAGTGATGCCTCCGGGATCACCGAGCAGCAGGTGTGCGACGCCATGGCGGCGTTTCGCGGTACCATCAGCCAGATTCCCTCCATGTATTCGGCGCTCAAGCACAATGGCCAGCCGTTGTACAAGCTGGCGCGCCAGGGAATAGAGGTGGAGCGGGAGCCGCGGGAAGTCGAGATTTACTCCTACGAGCTGCTGGGCTTCACTCCAGCCAGCGAGTCGCCGGATAAGCTGCCGCGGGCAGAGGTCGAGGTGCACTGCTCCAAGGGCACCTATGTACGCAGCCTCGCCGAAGACCTGGGTAAGGCCCTGGGCGTGGGTGCCTTTGTGGAGAAACTGCACCGCAGTGCCGCCGGGCCCTACCACGAAGAAGACTCGGTTACTCTGGATGAGCTGACCGAGGAGCGGGGCGAAGATCGCGCCGAAGTGCTGGATCACCACCTGCTGCCGGCGGACTCCCCGGCCTCTGGCCTGCCCAAAATGATCCTCGCCGATGACACGGGTTACTATCTGCGTCAGGGGCAGCCGGTAATGGATCTGCAGGTCTATCGTTTGGGCGATGAAGGTGATATGGTGCGCCTCTTCCTGGAAAGTGGTGAATTTCTAGGCGTTGGAGAGATTACTGATGACGGACGGGTTGCACCCCGTCGGTTGGTAAAATAA
- the rbfA gene encoding 30S ribosome-binding factor RbfA encodes MAKEFHRADRVADAMRRELARLIQHEVRDPRVGMVNVNDVEVSRDLATAKVFVTLVGEDDRSKIDICMTALNKAAGFLRTQLAKEIQMRSIPRLHFRYDETSVRGQHLSALIDKAVQSDQHKSEEDTDHDSESDNKPGEQND; translated from the coding sequence ATGGCCAAAGAATTCCACCGTGCTGACCGGGTAGCCGACGCCATGCGTCGCGAACTGGCCCGTCTGATCCAGCACGAAGTGCGCGACCCGCGCGTTGGCATGGTCAATGTCAACGACGTGGAAGTGAGCCGCGATCTCGCCACCGCCAAGGTGTTTGTCACCCTGGTAGGGGAAGACGATCGCAGCAAAATCGATATCTGTATGACGGCGCTGAACAAGGCCGCAGGTTTCCTGCGTACCCAGCTCGCCAAAGAGATTCAGATGCGCTCCATTCCCCGACTGCATTTCCGCTATGACGAAACCTCCGTGCGCGGCCAGCACCTCTCGGCGCTGATCGACAAGGCGGTCCAGTCTGATCAGCACAAGTCCGAAGAGGACACTGATCACGACAGCGAATCCGACAACAAACCGGGCGAACAGAACGACTGA
- the infB gene encoding translation initiation factor IF-2 encodes MAEVTVSELAKSVGATEERLLKQMQEAGLPHTSADATVSAEEKQVLLNFLKTSHGEQAAAPRKITLKRKTTTTLKTGSGTGRKTVNVEVRKKRTYVKRPEAEAEQAELDTSALQKAEEELAAAEKAAADRARAEQEAAEAEAKRAEEEAKAKQEAEAAAKAQQEAKAKAEAPEPEKAEAPAKPEPKAAPKAKPQPTPIRSTYVDDIEAMRLAAIERRKKEDQREAAELEEKKARVEAERARLEQEQKERAEQAKQKPAASTATAAAEDKPGLRRKVEAAVVTDRDDDEPRKRRSRRGKAGPKKSSKTSLYDAALEAFESDEEEKRSTRSLSRPTLKVKNTHGFKRPTGKQVYEVQLGETITVGELAKQLNIKAGELIKRLMKMGEMVTINQSLDRDTATLIVEEMGHKVVLRSENELEEKLVAQSQDVEGEEVSRAPVVTVMGHVDHGKTSLLDYIRKTKVASGEAGGITQHIGAYRVKTSQGEVAFLDTPGHAAFTAMRARGAQATDVVILVVAADDGVMPQTEEAVAHAKAAGVPLVVAINKCDKEAADPDRVKNELAAKDVIPEDWGGDTQFIEVSAHTGQGVDELLEAVSLQSEMLELKAKTGVPASGVVIESRLEKGRGVVATLLVQNGELKRGDIVLAGQSYGRVRAMTNELGKSVKEAGPSTPVELLGLDATPNAGDEFLVVADERKAREVAEQRADKERRERMQRQQAAKLENMFADMEAGERKVLPVVIKADVRGSLEAILAALAEIGNEEVSVNVVSSGVGGIAENDINLALTSGAIVIGFNTRADVAARKLAETESVEIRYYSVIYNLLDEVKQALSGMLDPELREEIVGIAKGRDVFRSPKYGAIAGCMVIEGTVV; translated from the coding sequence CGAAGTAACAGTTAGCGAACTCGCCAAATCGGTTGGTGCCACCGAAGAGCGTCTGCTCAAGCAGATGCAGGAGGCGGGTTTGCCCCACACTTCAGCGGATGCGACCGTATCCGCAGAAGAGAAGCAGGTCCTGCTTAACTTCCTGAAAACCAGTCACGGGGAGCAGGCTGCTGCACCTCGCAAGATTACCCTCAAGCGCAAGACCACCACGACGCTCAAAACCGGATCTGGCACCGGCCGCAAGACCGTCAACGTGGAAGTCCGCAAGAAGCGCACCTATGTGAAGCGCCCTGAGGCCGAAGCGGAACAAGCCGAGCTCGATACTTCCGCACTGCAGAAGGCGGAAGAAGAGCTGGCCGCGGCAGAGAAAGCCGCCGCCGACCGCGCCCGCGCCGAGCAGGAGGCCGCTGAAGCCGAAGCCAAGCGCGCCGAAGAAGAAGCCAAGGCCAAGCAGGAGGCCGAGGCCGCTGCCAAGGCGCAGCAGGAAGCGAAGGCCAAGGCTGAAGCACCTGAGCCCGAGAAGGCAGAAGCGCCCGCGAAACCTGAGCCCAAGGCAGCGCCCAAAGCTAAGCCCCAGCCGACACCTATCCGCTCTACCTACGTCGATGACATCGAAGCCATGCGCCTCGCCGCCATCGAGCGCCGCAAAAAAGAAGATCAGCGCGAAGCCGCCGAGCTGGAAGAGAAAAAAGCCCGTGTTGAAGCGGAGCGCGCACGTCTGGAGCAAGAGCAGAAAGAGCGTGCGGAACAGGCCAAACAGAAACCGGCAGCGAGCACCGCGACCGCAGCGGCAGAAGATAAGCCCGGTCTGCGTCGCAAGGTCGAAGCCGCAGTGGTTACCGATCGTGATGACGACGAGCCGCGCAAGCGCCGCAGCCGTCGCGGCAAGGCCGGCCCCAAGAAGTCCAGCAAGACGTCTCTGTACGATGCGGCGCTGGAAGCCTTCGAGAGCGACGAGGAAGAGAAGCGCAGCACCCGCTCTCTGTCCCGCCCGACGCTGAAAGTAAAGAACACACACGGCTTCAAACGGCCGACAGGAAAGCAAGTGTACGAAGTGCAACTGGGTGAGACGATCACCGTCGGCGAGCTTGCCAAACAGTTGAATATCAAAGCCGGTGAGCTGATCAAGCGCCTGATGAAAATGGGCGAAATGGTCACCATCAACCAGAGCCTGGACCGCGACACCGCAACCCTGATCGTTGAAGAGATGGGGCACAAAGTTGTGCTGCGTTCAGAAAACGAACTGGAAGAGAAACTGGTTGCCCAGTCCCAGGACGTTGAGGGCGAAGAAGTCAGCCGCGCGCCAGTGGTTACCGTTATGGGTCACGTCGACCACGGTAAAACCTCGCTGCTGGACTACATCCGCAAAACCAAGGTGGCCTCCGGCGAAGCTGGCGGCATTACCCAGCACATTGGTGCCTACCGCGTAAAAACCAGCCAAGGTGAGGTTGCCTTCCTGGATACCCCCGGACACGCGGCATTTACTGCCATGCGTGCCCGCGGTGCCCAGGCTACCGATGTGGTCATCCTGGTGGTGGCCGCGGACGACGGCGTCATGCCGCAGACCGAAGAAGCCGTTGCCCACGCCAAGGCGGCGGGTGTACCGCTGGTGGTCGCAATCAACAAGTGTGACAAGGAAGCGGCGGATCCGGATCGTGTAAAGAACGAGCTGGCAGCCAAAGATGTGATCCCGGAAGATTGGGGCGGCGATACTCAGTTTATTGAAGTGTCTGCGCACACCGGGCAGGGCGTCGACGAGCTGCTCGAAGCCGTTTCCCTGCAATCCGAAATGCTGGAACTGAAAGCCAAAACTGGCGTGCCGGCCAGCGGTGTTGTGATCGAATCCCGCCTGGAAAAAGGCCGCGGTGTGGTTGCTACCCTGCTGGTGCAGAACGGTGAGCTGAAGCGCGGTGATATCGTATTGGCGGGCCAGAGCTATGGCCGCGTTCGCGCCATGACCAACGAGCTGGGCAAGTCCGTCAAGGAAGCCGGTCCGTCCACGCCAGTGGAATTGCTGGGTCTCGACGCCACGCCGAATGCGGGTGACGAATTCCTGGTGGTTGCCGACGAGCGCAAGGCCCGTGAAGTGGCCGAGCAGCGCGCCGACAAAGAGCGTCGTGAGCGTATGCAGCGGCAGCAGGCGGCCAAGCTGGAAAACATGTTTGCCGATATGGAAGCGGGTGAGAGAAAAGTCTTGCCGGTGGTGATCAAGGCAGACGTGCGTGGTTCCCTCGAGGCGATTCTCGCGGCACTGGCTGAGATTGGTAACGAAGAAGTTTCCGTCAACGTGGTATCCAGTGGCGTTGGCGGTATTGCCGAAAACGACATCAACCTGGCGTTGACCTCGGGCGCAATCGTGATCGGCTTCAACACCCGTGCGGATGTCGCTGCGCGCAAGCTGGCCGAGACCGAGAGCGTTGAAATCCGTTACTACAGCGTGATCTACAACCTGCTGGACGAAGTGAAGCAGGCCCTGTCTGGCATGCTGGATCCGGAGCTGCGCGAAGAGATTGTCGGTATCGCGAAGGGGCGCGACGTGTTCCGCTCACCCAAGTACGGCGCCATTGCCGGCTGTATGGTGATCGAGGGTACCGTCGTATAA